A region from the Nostoc sp. HK-01 genome encodes:
- a CDS encoding ATP synthase F0 subunit B gives MGIMGTFLLLAAEAQAVHSELAEGAAEGGFGLNLDILETNLINLLILIGILFYFGRKVLSNILNERRSNIETAIQEAEGRLQEAQTALSQAQGQLTQAQAEAQRIRQAAEESAQAAKQALLDKAVQDVERLKQTAAADLNTERERALTELRQRVAALALQKVEAQLRSGVADDVQQALIDRSIAQVGGR, from the coding sequence ATGGGTATCATGGGCACTTTCTTATTACTTGCCGCAGAAGCTCAAGCTGTTCACTCTGAATTGGCAGAAGGCGCAGCAGAAGGTGGTTTCGGTCTAAACCTAGACATTTTAGAAACCAATCTGATAAACCTATTGATTCTGATTGGCATATTATTCTACTTTGGACGTAAAGTTTTAAGCAATATCCTGAACGAGCGCAGATCCAATATCGAAACTGCCATTCAGGAAGCAGAAGGACGCTTGCAAGAAGCACAAACTGCTCTTTCTCAAGCACAAGGACAGTTGACCCAAGCTCAAGCTGAGGCACAACGTATCCGCCAAGCAGCCGAAGAAAGCGCTCAGGCAGCTAAACAAGCCCTGTTAGATAAAGCAGTGCAAGATGTAGAGCGCTTGAAACAAACAGCAGCGGCTGATTTAAACACCGAAAGAGAGCGAGCGCTTACCGAATTGCGGCAGCGAGTAGCCGCTTTGGCATTACAAAAAGTCGAAGCACAACTGCGATCAGGTGTTGCTGACGATGTTCAACAGGCACTAATTGACCGTAGCATCGCTCAGGTGGGAGGACGGTAA
- a CDS encoding H+-transporting two-sector ATPase subunit B/B' produces the protein MFDFDATLPFMALQFLLLAALLNVIFYKPLTKVLDERDNYIRTNTLDAKERLAKAERLAQEYEQQLAEARRQSQIAVETAQAEAKKITAQKIAEAQQEAQAQREKAAIEIEQQKQEAMRSLEQQVDALGRQILEKLLGPSLAR, from the coding sequence ATGTTTGATTTCGATGCTACTTTGCCCTTTATGGCATTGCAGTTCCTGCTGTTGGCAGCCTTGTTGAATGTAATTTTCTATAAGCCACTGACAAAAGTACTGGACGAGCGCGATAATTACATCCGCACCAATACTCTTGATGCCAAGGAACGTCTAGCTAAAGCTGAACGCCTAGCTCAAGAATATGAACAGCAACTAGCAGAAGCTCGCAGGCAATCGCAAATTGCTGTAGAAACCGCCCAGGCTGAAGCTAAGAAAATTACTGCCCAGAAAATTGCTGAGGCACAACAAGAAGCTCAAGCTCAACGAGAAAAAGCTGCTATAGAAATAGAGCAACAAAAGCAGGAAGCTATGCGTTCTTTAGAACAACAAGTTGATGCTCTTGGTAGGCAGATTCTAGAAAAACTATTAGGGCCTAGTCTAGCTAGATAA
- a CDS encoding dihydroxyacetone kinase subunit DhaK: protein MKKLINQPEDFVKESIAGMAIAHSDLIKVNYDPTFVYRASSPIRGKVAIISGGGSGHEPMHAGFVGQGMLDAACPGEVFTSPTPDQMLAAAQQVDGGVGILYIVKNYSGDVMNFEMATELARSEGIRVLNILIDDDVAVKDSLYTQGRRGVGTTVLAEKICGAAAEQGYDLQKIADLCRRVNLNGRSMGIALTSCTVPAKGTPTFILTEREIEMGIGIHGEPGRQRILLKSADEIAEILTQTIIDDVGYSRIVREWDENQGEWVDMELIDPPLQAGDRLLAFVNSMGGTPISELYLIYRKLAEICEKQGMPIVRNLIGSYITSLEMQGCSITLLKLDDELIRLWDAPVHTPSLRWGI, encoded by the coding sequence ATGAAAAAGCTGATCAATCAGCCAGAAGATTTTGTAAAAGAAAGTATCGCTGGTATGGCGATCGCCCATTCAGATTTAATCAAAGTCAACTATGACCCTACCTTTGTCTACCGAGCCAGTTCACCAATCCGGGGTAAAGTGGCAATTATTTCAGGTGGAGGTAGTGGACACGAACCGATGCACGCTGGGTTTGTGGGTCAGGGAATGTTAGATGCAGCTTGTCCAGGGGAGGTGTTCACGTCACCTACCCCCGACCAGATGCTGGCTGCGGCGCAACAGGTAGATGGTGGTGTTGGCATCCTTTATATTGTCAAAAACTATAGTGGCGATGTGATGAACTTTGAAATGGCAACGGAGTTAGCCCGAAGTGAAGGCATCCGTGTGCTAAATATTTTGATTGATGATGATGTGGCAGTGAAGGATAGCCTCTATACTCAAGGTCGTCGTGGTGTGGGAACAACGGTATTAGCGGAAAAAATTTGTGGTGCTGCGGCGGAACAAGGTTATGATTTGCAAAAAATAGCCGATTTGTGTCGTCGGGTAAATCTAAATGGTCGGAGTATGGGGATTGCCTTAACATCTTGTACCGTACCGGCTAAAGGTACACCAACGTTTATATTGACTGAACGCGAAATAGAAATGGGTATTGGGATTCACGGTGAACCAGGTAGGCAAAGGATTTTATTAAAATCAGCAGATGAAATTGCTGAGATATTAACCCAAACCATCATTGATGATGTTGGCTATAGTCGTATTGTGCGGGAGTGGGATGAAAACCAAGGTGAATGGGTTGATATGGAATTAATCGATCCACCTTTACAAGCAGGCGATCGCTTGTTGGCTTTTGTTAATAGTATGGGTGGTACACCTATCTCGGAACTTTATCTGATTTATCGCAAACTGGCAGAAATCTGCGAAAAACAAGGAATGCCCATTGTCCGCAACTTAATAGGCTCTTATATTACGTCTTTAGAAATGCAGGGTTGCTCAATTACATTGCTCAAGTTGGATGATGAACTGATCCGGTTGTGGGATGCACCAGTACACACGCCAAGTCTGCGATGGGGTATTTGA
- a CDS encoding F0F1 ATP synthase subunit alpha, translating into MSISIRPDEISSIIQQQIEQYDQEVKVANVGTVLQVGDGIARIYGLEKAMAGELLEFEDGTIGIAQNLEEDNVGAVLMGTGNSIQEGSSVRATGRIAQIGVGEALIGRVVDALGRPIDGKGDIKSTESRLIESPAPGIIARRSVHEPMQTGITAIDSMIPIGRGQRELIIGDRQTGKTAIAIDTIINQKGEDVVCVYVAIGQKASTVANVVQTLQEKGAMDYTVVVAANASDPATLQFLAPYTGATIAEYFMYKGKATLVIYDDLSKQAQAYRQMSLLLRRPPGREAYPGDVFYIHSRLLERAAKLSDELGKGSMTALPIIETQAGDVSAYIPTNVISITDGQIFLSSDLFNAGVRPAVNPGISVSRVGSAAQTKAMKKVAGKIKLELAQFDDLQAFAQFASDLDKATQDQLARGQRLRELLKQSQNEPLSVAEQVAILYAGINGYLDDIAVDKVTTFTKGFREYLKTGKSPYYSAVQSKKVLADDEEAALKAALDDYKKTFKATA; encoded by the coding sequence ATGAGCATATCAATTAGACCTGACGAAATTAGCAGCATTATTCAACAGCAAATTGAGCAATACGACCAAGAAGTCAAAGTTGCTAACGTTGGTACCGTTCTGCAAGTCGGTGACGGTATTGCCCGGATTTATGGCCTAGAAAAGGCTATGGCTGGGGAACTTTTGGAATTTGAAGATGGCACCATTGGTATCGCCCAAAACTTGGAAGAAGACAACGTGGGTGCGGTACTCATGGGGACAGGTAACAGCATTCAAGAAGGTAGTTCTGTCAGAGCCACTGGGAGAATTGCCCAAATTGGTGTTGGTGAAGCATTAATTGGACGCGTTGTTGATGCTTTGGGTCGTCCCATAGATGGAAAAGGCGACATCAAATCTACAGAAAGCCGTTTGATTGAATCTCCTGCACCCGGTATCATTGCACGCCGTTCTGTACACGAACCTATGCAAACCGGGATTACCGCTATCGATTCCATGATTCCTATCGGTCGGGGTCAGCGCGAATTGATTATTGGAGACCGTCAGACAGGTAAAACTGCGATCGCCATTGACACCATTATTAACCAAAAAGGTGAAGATGTAGTTTGCGTTTACGTAGCCATTGGTCAAAAAGCTTCTACTGTAGCTAACGTAGTTCAAACCCTACAAGAAAAAGGCGCAATGGACTACACCGTAGTTGTTGCAGCTAACGCCAGTGACCCCGCTACCCTACAATTCTTGGCTCCTTACACCGGAGCTACCATTGCTGAGTACTTTATGTACAAAGGCAAAGCTACTCTAGTAATTTACGACGACTTATCCAAGCAAGCACAAGCTTATCGCCAAATGTCCTTGCTGCTACGTCGTCCACCCGGACGGGAAGCTTACCCTGGAGACGTATTCTACATCCACTCTCGCTTGTTGGAAAGAGCTGCTAAACTCAGCGATGAGTTAGGTAAAGGCAGTATGACTGCTCTACCCATAATCGAAACCCAAGCAGGTGACGTTTCCGCATACATTCCTACAAACGTAATTTCCATCACCGACGGTCAGATCTTCTTATCTTCTGATTTGTTCAACGCTGGTGTTCGTCCCGCTGTAAACCCAGGTATCTCTGTATCCCGTGTAGGTTCTGCGGCACAAACCAAAGCAATGAAAAAAGTTGCTGGTAAGATTAAGCTCGAACTAGCACAGTTTGACGACCTCCAAGCTTTCGCGCAATTTGCTTCTGACTTAGATAAAGCTACCCAAGACCAATTGGCACGCGGTCAACGCTTGCGGGAACTTTTGAAGCAATCCCAAAACGAGCCTCTATCTGTTGCTGAACAAGTAGCAATTCTTTACGCTGGAATTAACGGTTACTTAGATGATATCGCTGTAGATAAAGTAACCACTTTCACCAAAGGTTTCCGTGAATACCTGAAGACAGGTAAGTCTCCTTATTACAGTGCAGTACAAAGCAAAAAAGTACTCGCTGATGATGAAGAAGCCGCATTGAAGGCTGCTTTAGACGACTACAAAAAGACCTTCAAAGCAACAGCGTAA
- a CDS encoding nitrilase/cyanide hydratase and apolipoprotein N-acyltransferase yields MKSYLAAAIQMTSVPDLYKNLAQAEELIELAVRRGAELVGLPENFSFMGEEKDKLAQVESITRETEQFLKKMAQRFQVTILGGSFPVLVEGTGKVYNTSTLIDLSGLEIARYQKVHLFDVNVPDGNTYRESSTVVAGTQLPSVYFSEELGGIGLSVCYDVRFPELYRHLSNKGADVMFIPAAFTAFTGKDHWQVLLQARAIENTCYVIAPAQTGTNYARRQTHGHAVIIDPWGVILADAGEKPGIAIAEINPSRLEQVRRQMPSLQHRVFG; encoded by the coding sequence ATGAAATCTTATTTAGCCGCCGCTATTCAAATGACAAGTGTGCCAGATTTATACAAAAATTTGGCACAGGCTGAAGAATTAATTGAGCTTGCTGTGCGTCGAGGTGCTGAATTAGTTGGGCTACCAGAAAACTTTTCTTTTATGGGTGAAGAGAAAGATAAACTCGCCCAAGTAGAAAGTATCACCCGCGAAACAGAGCAATTTCTTAAAAAAATGGCTCAACGTTTCCAAGTCACTATTTTAGGCGGCAGCTTTCCAGTTTTGGTAGAGGGTACAGGCAAAGTTTATAATACTTCAACACTGATTGATCTGAGTGGTCTAGAAATTGCCCGTTACCAAAAAGTACATTTATTTGATGTCAATGTTCCTGACGGCAATACTTATCGTGAATCTAGCACTGTGGTAGCTGGTACACAATTGCCTTCAGTATATTTTTCGGAAGAACTGGGCGGTATAGGTCTTTCTGTTTGTTATGATGTGCGCTTTCCAGAATTATATCGGCATCTTTCTAATAAAGGAGCCGATGTGATGTTTATTCCCGCGGCTTTTACCGCTTTTACAGGCAAAGACCACTGGCAGGTATTATTACAAGCCAGAGCAATTGAAAATACTTGTTACGTAATTGCACCCGCCCAAACTGGCACAAACTACGCCCGTCGCCAAACCCACGGCCACGCCGTGATTATTGATCCTTGGGGTGTCATTTTAGCTGATGCTGGCGAAAAACCCGGAATTGCGATCGCAGAAATTAACCCCTCGCGTTTAGAACAAGTTCGTCGTCAAATGCCTTCTTTGCAACACCGAGTATTTGGCTAA
- the atpC_2 gene encoding ATP synthase subunit gamma, giving the protein MPNLKAIRDRIQSVKNTKKITEAMRLVAAARVRRAQEQVLATRPFADRLAQVLYGLQTRLRFEDANLPLLRKREVKSVGLLVISGDRGLCGGYNTNVIRRAENRAKELKAEGIDYTFVLVGRKATQYFQRREQPIDATYSGLEQIPTADEANKIAEELLSLFLSEKVDRIELIYTRFVSLVSSRPVVQTLLPLDTQGLEAADDEIFRLTTRGGQFEVERQKVTAQVQPLARDMIFEQDPVQILDSLLPLYLSNQLLRALQESAASELAARMTAMSNASDNAGELIKNLSLSYNKARQAAITQELLEVVGGAEALT; this is encoded by the coding sequence ATGCCTAACCTCAAAGCAATACGCGATCGCATTCAGTCGGTCAAAAATACCAAAAAAATTACAGAAGCCATGCGGCTAGTAGCGGCGGCGAGAGTACGTCGGGCGCAAGAACAAGTATTAGCTACTCGTCCCTTCGCTGACAGACTAGCGCAAGTATTATATGGTTTGCAAACCCGTCTGCGGTTTGAAGACGCAAACCTACCTCTGCTAAGAAAACGCGAAGTTAAATCAGTCGGTTTGTTAGTAATTTCTGGCGACCGAGGTTTGTGCGGTGGCTACAACACCAACGTCATTCGTCGTGCTGAAAACCGTGCTAAGGAACTTAAGGCAGAAGGTATAGACTACACATTTGTATTGGTTGGTCGTAAAGCTACCCAATACTTCCAACGCCGTGAACAGCCCATTGATGCTACCTACAGCGGCTTAGAGCAAATTCCTACTGCCGACGAAGCAAATAAAATTGCTGAAGAGTTGCTGTCTTTATTCCTCTCGGAAAAAGTAGACCGCATCGAATTAATCTACACTCGTTTCGTCTCTCTAGTTAGTTCTCGTCCTGTCGTTCAAACTTTGCTACCTCTTGATACCCAAGGTTTAGAAGCAGCAGATGATGAAATTTTCCGTCTGACAACTCGTGGCGGTCAATTTGAAGTTGAACGGCAAAAAGTAACGGCTCAAGTCCAACCTCTAGCCCGCGACATGATTTTTGAGCAAGACCCAGTACAAATTCTGGATTCCTTGCTACCTCTGTATTTGAGCAATCAATTACTACGGGCATTACAAGAATCTGCTGCCAGCGAACTAGCAGCACGGATGACAGCTATGAGTAACGCCAGTGATAACGCTGGTGAACTAATTAAAAACCTATCGCTGTCTTACAACAAAGCCCGACAAGCCGCTATTACTCAGGAACTTTTAGAGGTAGTCGGTGGTGCAGAAGCACTGACTTAG
- a CDS encoding ATP synthase F1 subuint delta, with product MKSNIETAEIAQPYAQALMSVAQSKNLTEEFGNDARSLLDLLQNSQQLRNLIDNPFVASESKKAVITQVLGEGGNPYLRNFLLLLVDKRRIFFLDQILKQYLALLRQLNQTVLAEVSSAIPLSSEQEEAIKQKVIAITNARQVELETRVDSELIGGVIIKVGSQVIDASLRGQLRRLSLRLTNG from the coding sequence ATGAAAAGTAATATCGAAACAGCCGAAATCGCCCAGCCTTATGCACAGGCGTTGATGTCAGTAGCTCAGTCAAAAAATCTGACAGAAGAGTTCGGTAATGATGCTCGTTCCTTACTAGACTTGTTGCAAAATTCTCAACAACTGCGGAACTTGATCGACAATCCCTTTGTTGCCTCTGAAAGCAAAAAAGCGGTAATCACTCAAGTCTTAGGTGAAGGCGGTAATCCTTACTTACGCAACTTTTTGCTACTGCTAGTAGATAAACGACGCATTTTCTTCTTAGACCAGATTTTAAAGCAGTATCTAGCATTGCTGCGGCAGCTGAATCAAACTGTGTTAGCGGAAGTAAGTTCGGCTATTCCTCTCTCATCAGAGCAAGAAGAAGCGATTAAACAAAAAGTCATTGCCATCACCAATGCTCGTCAAGTAGAACTAGAAACGAGAGTAGATAGTGAATTGATTGGTGGTGTAATTATCAAAGTTGGCTCACAGGTAATCGACGCTAGTTTACGTGGTCAACTACGACGCTTGTCCTTGCGCCTAACCAATGGCTAG
- a CDS encoding dihydroxyacetone kinase subunit L, whose amino-acid sequence MHQYTRQVCDGVFDMVTQAQILQWLKIFESEIEQNKEYLTNLDAAIGDADHGINMSRGFKKVMSQLPTVTHQDIGSILKTVSMTLISSVGGASGPLYGTLFLKASSVAAGKQELTTQELLELLQAGLDGVLQRGKAQLEDKTMVDVLSPAVVAFRQAIEEGKDSLAAMQQAVAISEQALENTKPMLAKKGRASYLGERSIGHQDPGATSSYLMLRSLLKSIKDSE is encoded by the coding sequence ATGCACCAGTACACACGCCAAGTCTGCGATGGGGTATTTGATATGGTAACTCAAGCCCAGATTCTCCAATGGTTAAAAATCTTTGAATCTGAGATAGAACAAAATAAAGAATATTTAACTAACTTAGATGCAGCGATCGGTGATGCTGACCACGGTATTAATATGAGTCGTGGTTTTAAAAAGGTGATGAGTCAGTTACCAACAGTAACTCATCAAGATATTGGCAGTATTTTGAAAACTGTTAGTATGACACTGATTTCTAGTGTTGGTGGTGCTAGTGGCCCTTTATACGGCACCCTGTTTTTGAAAGCAAGTTCTGTAGCGGCTGGTAAGCAAGAACTAACTACACAAGAGTTACTAGAATTACTACAAGCTGGGTTAGATGGAGTGTTACAACGTGGTAAGGCTCAATTAGAAGATAAAACAATGGTTGATGTTCTGTCTCCGGCTGTAGTGGCTTTTAGGCAAGCTATTGAGGAAGGCAAAGACTCTTTAGCTGCAATGCAACAAGCTGTAGCAATATCAGAACAAGCGTTAGAAAATACCAAACCGATGCTGGCGAAGAAAGGACGTGCTAGTTATTTGGGAGAACGAAGTATTGGACATCAAGATCCAGGTGCAACTTCGTCTTATTTAATGTTGAGGAGTTTATTGAAAAGTATTAAAGATAGTGAGTAA
- a CDS encoding GTP-binding protein YchF: MLRAGIVGLPNVGKSTLFNAVVANAKAEAANFPFCTIEPNVGVVAVPDERLNVLSQIAGSAQIIPARVEFVDIAGLVKGASQGEGLGNQFLSHIREVDAIVHVVRCFENDDIIHVAGSVDPARDIEIINLELGLADLAQIERRIERTRKQARTSKDAQFEITVLEKLIAALNEGKSVRQVSLNEEESVIIQGLGLLTSKPIIYAANVSEDDLATGNEFVERVRPIAAQENAQVVIVSAQVEAELVELAEEDKADFLESLGVKEGGLKSLIRATYTLLGLRTYFTSGPKETRAWTIHAGMSAPQAAGVIHSDFERGFIRAETVAYNDLVANGSMKGAKEKGLVRSEGKEYIVQEGDVMLFLFNV; this comes from the coding sequence ATGCTAAGAGCCGGAATTGTCGGACTTCCCAACGTCGGAAAATCTACTTTATTTAATGCCGTAGTAGCCAATGCCAAAGCAGAGGCTGCTAACTTTCCCTTCTGCACGATTGAACCGAATGTCGGCGTTGTCGCAGTACCGGATGAACGGTTAAATGTGCTTTCGCAAATTGCTGGTTCTGCACAAATTATCCCAGCCCGTGTGGAGTTTGTGGATATTGCCGGCTTGGTGAAAGGTGCAAGTCAGGGTGAGGGACTGGGGAATCAGTTTTTATCTCATATTCGAGAAGTTGATGCGATCGTTCATGTGGTACGTTGTTTCGAGAATGATGATATTATCCACGTTGCCGGTTCTGTCGATCCGGCACGGGATATTGAAATTATTAATTTGGAACTTGGTTTAGCAGATTTAGCCCAAATTGAGCGACGTATTGAACGCACCCGCAAACAAGCCCGTACCAGTAAAGACGCTCAGTTTGAAATCACAGTTCTCGAAAAATTAATTGCCGCTTTAAATGAAGGTAAATCTGTACGTCAAGTCAGTTTAAATGAAGAAGAATCCGTAATTATTCAAGGACTAGGACTGCTCACTAGTAAACCCATTATCTACGCGGCTAATGTTTCAGAAGATGACTTAGCAACTGGTAATGAATTTGTTGAAAGAGTCCGGCCAATTGCCGCGCAAGAAAATGCTCAAGTCGTGATTGTATCTGCTCAAGTAGAAGCAGAATTAGTAGAATTAGCTGAAGAAGACAAAGCAGATTTCTTAGAATCTTTAGGTGTCAAAGAAGGCGGCTTGAAATCTTTAATTCGTGCCACTTACACACTATTGGGTTTACGGACATATTTCACCAGTGGCCCTAAAGAAACCCGCGCTTGGACAATTCACGCAGGTATGTCTGCACCCCAAGCCGCAGGTGTGATTCACTCTGATTTTGAACGGGGATTTATTCGCGCTGAAACCGTTGCTTATAATGATTTAGTAGCAAATGGCTCGATGAAAGGTGCAAAAGAAAAAGGCTTAGTCAGAAGTGAAGGCAAAGAATACATCGTCCAAGAAGGGGATGTCATGTTATTCCTATTTAACGTGTAG
- a CDS encoding ATP synthase F0 subunit C, with the protein MDPLVSAASVLAAALAIGLAAIGPGIGQGNAAGQAVEGIARQPEAEGKIRGTLLLTLAFMESLTIYGLVIALVLLFANPFA; encoded by the coding sequence ATGGATCCATTAGTTTCTGCTGCTTCAGTTCTGGCTGCTGCTCTAGCAATTGGTTTGGCTGCGATCGGCCCTGGTATTGGACAAGGTAACGCTGCTGGTCAAGCAGTAGAAGGTATTGCTCGTCAGCCAGAAGCAGAAGGCAAAATTCGCGGTACTCTGCTGTTAACCTTGGCGTTCATGGAATCCTTGACTATCTACGGTCTGGTAATCGCCCTAGTACTGTTGTTTGCTAACCCCTTCGCATAA
- a CDS encoding nucleotidyl transferase, translating into MRAVLMAGGSGTRLRPLTCDLPKPMVPILNRPIAEHIINLLKRHQINEVIATLHYLPDVLRDYFQDGSDFGVQMTYAVEEDQPLGTAGCVKNIAELLDETFLVISGDSITDFDLTAAIEFHKQKQSKATLILTRVPNPIEFGVVITDEEGKIKRFLEKPSTSEIFSDTVNTGIYILEPEALDYLPDNTESDFSKDLFPLLLAKNEPMYGYIAQGYWCDVGHLDAYREAQYDALDRKVKLDFAYEEISPGIWIGQNTFVDTTAHIETPTIIGDNCRIGARVQIEAGTVIGDNVTVGADANLKRPIVWNGAFVGEEAHLSACVISRGSRVDRRAHVLEAAVVGSLSTVGEEAQISTGVRVWPSKKIESGAILNINLIWGNTAQRNLFGQRGVQGLANIDITPEFAVRLGSAYGSTLKPGSKVTVSRDQRNISRMVTRSLIAGLMSVGVDIQNLDATAIPIARTVIPTMSVAGGIHVRVHPDRPDYTLIEFMDAKGINISKAQEKKIEGAYFKEDMRRALIHEVGDVAYPSQVIDRYCTAFEKLLHVSTLTNSRAKIVIDYVYAVSGAVLPQMLDKFGADAVVLNASLNKHAVTTADREGLLTQLGHVVEALKANFGVQVSANGEQLILVDESGFPIRGEMLTALMVDMILTSNPRGTVVVPVHASSAVEQVARRHDGRVIRTKANPTALMEACQRNSNVVLGGSGDTGFIFPQLHPGFDSMFCIAKIIEMLTIQERSLATARSELPRVIHRTQTIRCPWTAKGALMRYLVETHPAQNLELIDGVKIGQPFDDNWLLVLPDASEPLVHLYANSGDRDWVDDTIRNYRHRVQTFVERQQEYHPAEV; encoded by the coding sequence ATGCGTGCAGTACTGATGGCAGGCGGTTCAGGGACAAGGCTTCGTCCGTTAACTTGCGATTTACCCAAACCGATGGTGCCGATTCTCAATCGTCCCATTGCCGAACACATTATCAATCTTCTCAAAAGACATCAAATCAATGAAGTGATTGCAACATTACATTACTTACCTGATGTCTTGCGAGATTATTTTCAAGACGGTAGCGATTTTGGCGTACAAATGACCTACGCTGTGGAAGAAGACCAGCCGCTGGGGACAGCCGGCTGTGTCAAAAATATTGCCGAACTTCTTGATGAAACTTTTTTAGTAATTAGCGGTGATAGCATCACAGATTTTGATTTAACAGCAGCAATCGAATTTCATAAACAAAAACAATCAAAAGCCACTTTGATTTTAACTAGGGTTCCCAATCCCATTGAGTTTGGGGTGGTAATTACCGATGAAGAAGGAAAAATTAAGCGATTTTTAGAAAAACCTTCTACCAGCGAAATTTTTTCAGATACAGTCAACACTGGTATTTATATTCTGGAACCAGAAGCTTTAGATTATTTACCAGATAACACTGAATCTGACTTTTCTAAAGATTTATTTCCCTTACTTTTGGCAAAAAATGAACCAATGTATGGTTACATTGCCCAAGGTTACTGGTGCGATGTTGGTCATCTAGATGCTTATCGAGAAGCTCAATATGATGCTTTAGATCGGAAGGTAAAACTCGATTTTGCTTATGAAGAAATTTCCCCTGGGATCTGGATAGGACAAAATACTTTTGTTGACACGACGGCTCACATTGAAACTCCCACAATTATTGGGGACAATTGCCGAATTGGGGCGAGAGTGCAAATTGAAGCTGGGACTGTAATTGGTGATAACGTTACAGTTGGGGCTGATGCCAATCTCAAGCGTCCGATTGTGTGGAATGGGGCATTTGTTGGCGAAGAAGCACATTTAAGTGCCTGTGTGATTTCCCGTGGTAGCCGAGTAGACCGTCGCGCCCATGTATTAGAAGCGGCTGTGGTGGGTTCGTTATCTACGGTGGGAGAAGAAGCACAAATTAGTACTGGGGTACGTGTTTGGCCGAGTAAAAAAATTGAATCTGGTGCAATTTTAAACATCAATTTGATTTGGGGTAATACTGCTCAACGAAATTTATTTGGGCAACGTGGTGTGCAAGGATTGGCGAATATCGACATTACGCCAGAGTTTGCTGTGCGTTTGGGTTCAGCTTACGGTTCGACTTTAAAACCTGGTTCTAAAGTCACAGTGTCGAGAGACCAACGGAACATTTCTCGGATGGTGACGCGATCGCTCATTGCCGGTTTAATGTCTGTAGGGGTTGATATTCAAAACCTCGATGCTACCGCTATTCCCATCGCTCGGACAGTTATTCCTACTATGTCCGTGGCTGGTGGTATCCATGTCAGGGTACATCCCGACCGCCCTGACTACACTTTAATTGAATTCATGGATGCCAAAGGCATTAACATTTCCAAAGCCCAAGAAAAGAAAATTGAAGGGGCTTATTTTAAAGAAGATATGCGGCGGGCGTTGATTCATGAAGTTGGCGATGTTGCTTATCCCAGCCAAGTCATTGACCGTTACTGCACCGCTTTTGAGAAATTACTGCATGTTTCTACCCTCACCAACAGTCGCGCCAAAATCGTCATAGATTATGTTTATGCTGTGTCGGGGGCTGTTTTACCCCAAATGCTAGATAAATTTGGTGCGGATGCAGTGGTGCTAAATGCCAGCTTGAATAAACACGCTGTCACCACTGCTGATCGGGAAGGACTGTTGACTCAGCTAGGTCATGTAGTGGAAGCACTCAAAGCTAATTTTGGTGTGCAAGTCTCAGCTAATGGCGAACAGCTAATTTTAGTAGATGAATCTGGCTTTCCAATTCGCGGCGAAATGTTAACCGCCCTGATGGTAGACATGATATTAACCTCGAACCCCAGAGGTACAGTAGTTGTCCCAGTTCACGCCTCCAGTGCAGTGGAACAAGTCGCCCGTCGCCACGATGGTAGAGTAATTCGGACTAAGGCTAACCCAACAGCTTTAATGGAAGCTTGTCAAAGAAATTCTAATGTCGTGTTGGGAGGTAGTGGCGATACTGGTTTCATTTTCCCGCAGCTACATCCAGGGTTTGATTCCATGTTTTGCATTGCCAAAATTATTGAAATGCTGACAATTCAGGAGCGATCGCTCGCTACTGCGCGTTCCGAATTACCCCGCGTAATTCACAGAACCCAGACAATTCGCTGTCCTTGGACTGCTAAGGGTGCATTAATGCGTTACTTGGTAGAAACTCACCCAGCCCAAAACCTCGAACTCATCGATGGCGTGAAAATTGGTCAACCTTTTGATGACAATTGGCTATTAGTTTTACCTGATGCTAGTGAGCCATTAGTACATTTATATGCAAACAGTGGCGATCGCGATTGGGTAGACGACACCATCCGCAACTACCGCCACCGTGTCCAAACTTTTGTAGAAAGACAGCAAGAATATCACCCAGCAGAAGTTTGA